A genomic stretch from Arachis stenosperma cultivar V10309 chromosome 3, arast.V10309.gnm1.PFL2, whole genome shotgun sequence includes:
- the LOC130968183 gene encoding protein RRP6-like 3 isoform X2, translating into MTNGNKMRAAFIIATVTAISIFLTAMNRRRIRNRNKKSPSSSCYLHSEPKPQSSFKRVLADNSYTPFKHLKNPNDSSNNDKASNLHPFEAAITALLKNSWPEIELTTEIVDMEMNDSYVWVNTELQVKELANVLSKERFFAVDTEQHSLRSFLGFTALVQISTQKKDYLVDTIALHDLMPILCPVFADPSICKVFHGADNDVVWLQRDFHIYVVNLFDTSKACEVLLKPQKSLAYLLETYCSVTTNKLLQREDWRQRPLSAEMVHYARTDAHYLLYIANCLIAELKQLDNENSCDDDKFHFVHEASRRSNITCLQLYTKEVEASPGDSAASSLFSRHVSGQGFTSVSNETQFQTIVKQLCGWRDLMARIHDESLKYVLSDQAIVALASQPLSSESEIYNLIAQADNNVEMGLNFFIHSPSPVVCSHLSDIHHILADKLINHDHIYSWIIQKCLGPNGTCPLSIFNYALLFNSNLKPSLAYKPSGLKNHRQISRKASRDLFVQKFSCKAPVYHNCRIFANDGRLLCYCDKKKLEWYLSRDLAKLVDKDPPAIMLLFEPKGRPEDEDNDFYIQSKRNICVGCGEGSHYLRYRIIPSCYRMHFPEHLKSHRSHDIVLLCVDCHEIAHAAAEKYKRKIAAEFGIPLYVQRVVHPEQEPNVQIEEGVSPLQLRIAAMALIRHGPRMPQNRREELTEVVKRYYGGREISEEDLERALIVGMSPHERRRFEKKRGFSFRHVGKITAVSEEENPADSTTRISNGDASKVGSLDDGSCANEETSNDVDREHLMVNDDSGNPSLASDLAVDASVSPATKNGYTSSFEIVDYSEISDSATNVDGTSLRKKQPNGSDDLSYPPNDEESTQTKHNSKQSLLGHGPHGQEVVEHLMKEYGEEGIGQFCQRWRQVFVEAVNPRFLPAGWDVKHRL; encoded by the exons ATGACCAACGGAAACAAGATGCGAGCGGCATTCATAATTGCGACTGTAACAGCAATCTCCATCTTCTTAACCGCAATGAACCGCAGAAGAATCCGTAACCGTAACAAGAAATCACCTTCGAGTTCGTGTTATTTACATTCCGAACCGAAGCCGCAGAGTTCCTTTAAGCGCGTCTTGGCGGATAATTCTTACACTCCTTTCAAGCACTTGAAGAATCCCAACGACTCTTCTAACAATG ATAAAGCTTCAAATTTGCATCCATTTGAGGCAGCGATCACAGCATTGTTGAAAAATTCTTGGCCTGAAATTGAACTTACTACTGAGATTGTGGACATGGAAATGAATGATTCTTATGTTTGGGTCAATACAGAGCTGCAAGTAAAGGAATTGGCCAATGTGTTAAGCAAAGAGAGGTTCTTTGCTGTGGACACAGAACAACATAGCTTACGATCTTTTCTAGGCTTTACAGCATTGGTTCAG ATTTCTACCCAGAAGAAAGATTATTTGGTTGATACAATCGCGCTACATGATCTAATGCCAATTCTTTGCCCAGTTTTTGCGGATCCTTCTATTTGTAAA GTGTTCCATGGAGCTGACAATGATGTTGTCTGGCTACAAAGGGACTTCCATATATATGTTGTTAATCTATTTGATACTTCAAAG GCATGCGAGGTGCTGTTGAAGCCACAGAAATCACTTGCTTATCTACTTGAAACTTACTGCAGTGTGACaacaaataaattattacaG CGTGAAGACTGGAGACAGCGCCCCCTCTCAGCAGAAATGGTGCATTATGCACGAACAGATGCACACTATTTGTTGTATATTGCAAACTGTTTGATTGCTGAGCTCAAACAACTTGACAATG AAAACTCTTGTGACGATGACAAATTCCATTTTGTTCACGAGGCTAGTCGGCGTTCAAACATAACGTGTTTGCAACTTTATACAAAAGAAGTTGAAGCTTCTCCTGGTGATTCTGCTGCATCATCATTATTTTCTCGTCATGTGAGTGGTCAAGGCTTCACTTCAGTTTCCAATGAAACCCAG TTTCAGACTATTGTGAAGCAACTGTGTGGATGGAGAGACCTGATG GCTCGTATTCATGATGAGAGCTTAAAATATGTACTGTCTGACCAGGCAATTGTTGCTTTGGCAAGTCAACCTTTGTCAAGTGAATCCGAAATATACAATCTCATAGCTCAGGCTGATAACAATGTGGAAATGGGTCTCAATTTTTTCATCCATTCCCCATCTCCTGTTGTTTGCAGCCACTTGAGTGATATCCATCATATTCTTGCAGACAAGTTGATTAACCATGATCACATTTATTCATGGATTATTCAGAAGTGCCTGGGTCCAAATGGGACTTGTCCACTTTCTATATTTAATTATGCTTTGCTGTTTAACAGCAACTTAAAACCTAGTTTAGCTTATAAACCCTCTGGTCTAAAGAATCATAGACAGATATCCCGGAAAGCTTCTCGAGATTTGTTTGTCCAAAAATTCTCCTGTAAGGCTCCTGTTTATCATAACTGCCGGATATTTGCTAATGATGGGAGGCTGCTTTGTTACTGTGATAAGAAGAAGCTTGAGTG GTACCTAAGTCGGGATCTCGCAAAACTTGTTGATAAGGACCCACCAGCTATAATGCTTCTATTTGAACCCAAAGGTCGCCCAGAGGATGAAGACAATGATTTCTACATTCAGAGTAAGAGAAATATATGTGTTGGATGTGGTGAAGGAAGTCACTACTTACGGTACCGAATAATCCCATCCTGTTACAGAATGCATTTTCCTGAGCATTTAAAAAGCCATCGTTCTCATGATATTGTTCTACTCTGCGTGGATTGCCACGAAATTGCCCATGCGGCTGCAGAGAAGTACAAGAGAAAAATAGCTGCTGAGTTTGGAATTCCTCTGTACGTTCAAAGGGTCGTTCATCCTGAACAAGAGCCTAATGTACAGATTGAGGAGGGTGTATCTCCATTACAGTTACGTATAGCAGCTATGGCTCTTATACGCCATGGACCAAGAATGCCTCAAAATCGCCGTGAAGAACTGACTGAG GTTGTGAAGAGATATTATGGAGGAAGGGAAATATCTGAGGAAGATCTAGAAAGAGCTCTGATAGTTGGCATGAGTCCTCATGAGAGAAGACGGTTTGAGAAGAAGAGGGGTTTCTCTTTCAGACATGTGGGTAAAATAACAGCAGTGTCTGAAGAGGAAAACCCTGCTGATTCCACAACCAGAATCAGTAATGGGGATGCATCAAAGGTTGGTTCCCTTGATGATGGTTCATGTGCAAATGAAGAAACAAGTAATGATGTAGATAGAGAACATTTGATGGTAAACGATGATTCAGGAAACCCTTCTTTAGCTTCTGATCTTGCAGTGGATGCATCTGTCTCTCCTGCTACTAAAAATGGGTACACAAGCTCATTTGAAATTGTGGATTATAGTGAAATTAGTGACTCTGCTACAAATGTTGATGGCACTAGTCTGAGAAAAAAGCAACCAAATGGAAGTGATGACTTATCTTATCCTCCCAACGATGAAGAATCGACTCAAACtaaacataattcaaaacaATCACTCTTAGGACATGGACCGCATGGACAAGAAGTTGTAGAACATTTAATGAAGGAATATGGGGAAGAAGGCATTGGACAATTCTGTCAACGGTGGAGACAAGTATTTGTTGAAGCTGTAAATCCACGTTTTCTTCCTGCTGGTTGGGATGTAAAACACAG GCTCTGA
- the LOC130968184 gene encoding NEDD8-activating enzyme E1 regulatory subunit AXR1-like isoform X1, which produces MAEPKVKYDRQLRIWGEQGQAALEKSSICLLNCGPTGSETLKNLVLGGIGSITVVDGSKVEVGDLGNNFLVDESSVGQSKAKCVSSFLQELNDSVKAKFVEEYPEALIETNPSFFSQFTLVIATQLVESSMIKLDRICREANVILIFARSYGLTGFVRISLKEHTVIESKPEHFLDDLRLNNPWLELKSFADSIDLTVQDPVAHKHIPYVVILVKMADEWAKSHGGKLPSTREQKKEFKDLLKARMVSQDEDNYKEAIEASFKVFAPRGISLDLQRILNDSSSEVDSNSSDFWVLVAALKEFIANEGGGEAPLEGSIPDMTSSTEQYINLQNIYLAKAEADFLVMEQLVRSILKKIGRDSNSIPKATIRSFCKNARKLRVCRYRSIEDEFNSPNIPELQRYLTDEDSSIAVGIYILLRAVDRFAANYNSFPGQFDSATDEDMPRLKSAAISLLSDLGCNGAALAEDLINEMCRFGAAELHAVAALVGGIASQEVIKLITRQFVPMSGTYIFNGIDHKSQLLSL; this is translated from the exons ATGGCAGAACCCAAAGTTAAGTATGATCGCCAACTCAG GATATGGGGTGAACAAGGACAGGCAGCACTTGAGAAATCTAGTATTTGCTTACTTAACTGTGGCCCTACTGGCTCTGAAACACTTAAGAATCTTGTTCTTGGTGGGATAGGAAGCATCACTGTAGTTGATGGATCTAAAGTTGAAGTGGGTGATCTTGGAAACAATTTTCTGG TGGATGAATCAAGTGTCGGGCAGTCAAAGGCAAAATGTGTTAGCTCATTTCTTCAAGAGCTAAACGATTCTGTTAAAGCAAAATTTGTAGAGGAGTATCCAGAGGCATTGATTGAGACAAACCCATCATTCTTTTCTCAGTTTACTTTGGTCATTGCCACACAG CTTGTCGAAAGTTCAATGATAAAGCTTGATCGAATCTGCCGGGAGGCAAACGTTATTTTGATCTTTGCTCGTTCCTATGGCCTTACAGGGTTTGTTCGAATTAGTTTGAAG GAGCATACTGTCATCGAGTCAAAGCCTGAGCATTTTCTGGATGACCTCCGGTTAAATAATCCTTGGCTTGAACTAAAGAG TTTTGCAGACAGCATTGACTTGACTGTGCAAGATCCTGTTGCTCATAAGCACATACCATATGTTGTCATTCTTGTCAAGATGGCTGATGAGTGGGCCAAAAGCCATGGTGGTAAGCTCCCATCAACAAGAGAACAAAAAAAGGAGTTCAAG GATCTTTTGAAGGCCAGGATGGTTTCACAAGATGAAGATAATTATAAAGAAGCTATTGAAGCATCATTCAAAGTGTTTGCTCCCCGAGGAATTA GTTTGGATTTGCAGAGGATACTAAATGATAGTTCTTCTGAGGTGGACTCTAATTCATCAGATTTTTGGGTGTTGGTGGCTGCTCTGAAG GAATTCATTGCAAATGAAGGTGGTGGGGAGGCACCACTTGAAGGATCTATACCGGATATGACATCTTCCACTGA GCAATATATTAATTTGCAGAATATCTATCTAGCTAAGGCTGAGGCTGACTTTCTTGTAATGGAACAACTAGTGAGAAGTATCTTGAAGAAGATTGGTCGAGATTCAAATAGCATTCCAAAGGCAACAATTAGAAGTTTCTgtaaaaatgcaagaaaactCAGA GTTTGCAGGTACCGGTCAATTGAAGATGAATTTAATTCTCCAAACATACCTGAGTTGCAGAGGTACCTAACTGATGAGGATAGCAG CATTGCTGTAGGAATTTATATTTTGCTTCGTGCTGTGGACCGGTTTGCTGCTAATTACAACAGTTTTCCTGGACAGTTTGACAG TGCAACGGATGAGGATATGCCAAGATTGAAGAGTGCAGCTATTAGCCTCCTAAGTGACCTGGGATGCAATGGAGCCGCTTTGGCTGAGGACCTCATCAATGAGATGTGTCGATTTGGTGCAGCAGAGCTTCATGCTGTGGCTGCTTTGGTTGGTGGAATTGCATCCCAAGAAGTGATCAAG CTCATAACAAGGCAGTTTGTACCGATGTCCGGAACCTACATCTTCAATGGCATTGACCACAAGTCACAGCTGTTGTCCCTGTAA
- the LOC130968183 gene encoding protein RRP6-like 3 isoform X1 gives MTNGNKMRAAFIIATVTAISIFLTAMNRRRIRNRNKKSPSSSCYLHSEPKPQSSFKRVLADNSYTPFKHLKNPNDSSNNDKASNLHPFEAAITALLKNSWPEIELTTEIVDMEMNDSYVWVNTELQVKELANVLSKERFFAVDTEQHSLRSFLGFTALVQISTQKKDYLVDTIALHDLMPILCPVFADPSICKVFHGADNDVVWLQRDFHIYVVNLFDTSKACEVLLKPQKSLAYLLETYCSVTTNKLLQREDWRQRPLSAEMVHYARTDAHYLLYIANCLIAELKQLDNENSCDDDKFHFVHEASRRSNITCLQLYTKEVEASPGDSAASSLFSRHVSGQGFTSVSNETQFQTIVKQLCGWRDLMARIHDESLKYVLSDQAIVALASQPLSSESEIYNLIAQADNNVEMGLNFFIHSPSPVVCSHLSDIHHILADKLINHDHIYSWIIQKCLGPNGTCPLSIFNYALLFNSNLKPSLAYKPSGLKNHRQISRKASRDLFVQKFSCKAPVYHNCRIFANDGRLLCYCDKKKLEWYLSRDLAKLVDKDPPAIMLLFEPKGRPEDEDNDFYIQSKRNICVGCGEGSHYLRYRIIPSCYRMHFPEHLKSHRSHDIVLLCVDCHEIAHAAAEKYKRKIAAEFGIPLYVQRVVHPEQEPNVQIEEGVSPLQLRIAAMALIRHGPRMPQNRREELTEVVKRYYGGREISEEDLERALIVGMSPHERRRFEKKRGFSFRHVGKITAVSEEENPADSTTRISNGDASKVGSLDDGSCANEETSNDVDREHLMVNDDSGNPSLASDLAVDASVSPATKNGYTSSFEIVDYSEISDSATNVDGTSLRKKQPNGSDDLSYPPNDEESTQTKHNSKQSLLGHGPHGQEVVEHLMKEYGEEGIGQFCQRWRQVFVEAVNPRFLPAGWDVKHSGRRDFGEFSVYNPGRRVGATT, from the exons ATGACCAACGGAAACAAGATGCGAGCGGCATTCATAATTGCGACTGTAACAGCAATCTCCATCTTCTTAACCGCAATGAACCGCAGAAGAATCCGTAACCGTAACAAGAAATCACCTTCGAGTTCGTGTTATTTACATTCCGAACCGAAGCCGCAGAGTTCCTTTAAGCGCGTCTTGGCGGATAATTCTTACACTCCTTTCAAGCACTTGAAGAATCCCAACGACTCTTCTAACAATG ATAAAGCTTCAAATTTGCATCCATTTGAGGCAGCGATCACAGCATTGTTGAAAAATTCTTGGCCTGAAATTGAACTTACTACTGAGATTGTGGACATGGAAATGAATGATTCTTATGTTTGGGTCAATACAGAGCTGCAAGTAAAGGAATTGGCCAATGTGTTAAGCAAAGAGAGGTTCTTTGCTGTGGACACAGAACAACATAGCTTACGATCTTTTCTAGGCTTTACAGCATTGGTTCAG ATTTCTACCCAGAAGAAAGATTATTTGGTTGATACAATCGCGCTACATGATCTAATGCCAATTCTTTGCCCAGTTTTTGCGGATCCTTCTATTTGTAAA GTGTTCCATGGAGCTGACAATGATGTTGTCTGGCTACAAAGGGACTTCCATATATATGTTGTTAATCTATTTGATACTTCAAAG GCATGCGAGGTGCTGTTGAAGCCACAGAAATCACTTGCTTATCTACTTGAAACTTACTGCAGTGTGACaacaaataaattattacaG CGTGAAGACTGGAGACAGCGCCCCCTCTCAGCAGAAATGGTGCATTATGCACGAACAGATGCACACTATTTGTTGTATATTGCAAACTGTTTGATTGCTGAGCTCAAACAACTTGACAATG AAAACTCTTGTGACGATGACAAATTCCATTTTGTTCACGAGGCTAGTCGGCGTTCAAACATAACGTGTTTGCAACTTTATACAAAAGAAGTTGAAGCTTCTCCTGGTGATTCTGCTGCATCATCATTATTTTCTCGTCATGTGAGTGGTCAAGGCTTCACTTCAGTTTCCAATGAAACCCAG TTTCAGACTATTGTGAAGCAACTGTGTGGATGGAGAGACCTGATG GCTCGTATTCATGATGAGAGCTTAAAATATGTACTGTCTGACCAGGCAATTGTTGCTTTGGCAAGTCAACCTTTGTCAAGTGAATCCGAAATATACAATCTCATAGCTCAGGCTGATAACAATGTGGAAATGGGTCTCAATTTTTTCATCCATTCCCCATCTCCTGTTGTTTGCAGCCACTTGAGTGATATCCATCATATTCTTGCAGACAAGTTGATTAACCATGATCACATTTATTCATGGATTATTCAGAAGTGCCTGGGTCCAAATGGGACTTGTCCACTTTCTATATTTAATTATGCTTTGCTGTTTAACAGCAACTTAAAACCTAGTTTAGCTTATAAACCCTCTGGTCTAAAGAATCATAGACAGATATCCCGGAAAGCTTCTCGAGATTTGTTTGTCCAAAAATTCTCCTGTAAGGCTCCTGTTTATCATAACTGCCGGATATTTGCTAATGATGGGAGGCTGCTTTGTTACTGTGATAAGAAGAAGCTTGAGTG GTACCTAAGTCGGGATCTCGCAAAACTTGTTGATAAGGACCCACCAGCTATAATGCTTCTATTTGAACCCAAAGGTCGCCCAGAGGATGAAGACAATGATTTCTACATTCAGAGTAAGAGAAATATATGTGTTGGATGTGGTGAAGGAAGTCACTACTTACGGTACCGAATAATCCCATCCTGTTACAGAATGCATTTTCCTGAGCATTTAAAAAGCCATCGTTCTCATGATATTGTTCTACTCTGCGTGGATTGCCACGAAATTGCCCATGCGGCTGCAGAGAAGTACAAGAGAAAAATAGCTGCTGAGTTTGGAATTCCTCTGTACGTTCAAAGGGTCGTTCATCCTGAACAAGAGCCTAATGTACAGATTGAGGAGGGTGTATCTCCATTACAGTTACGTATAGCAGCTATGGCTCTTATACGCCATGGACCAAGAATGCCTCAAAATCGCCGTGAAGAACTGACTGAG GTTGTGAAGAGATATTATGGAGGAAGGGAAATATCTGAGGAAGATCTAGAAAGAGCTCTGATAGTTGGCATGAGTCCTCATGAGAGAAGACGGTTTGAGAAGAAGAGGGGTTTCTCTTTCAGACATGTGGGTAAAATAACAGCAGTGTCTGAAGAGGAAAACCCTGCTGATTCCACAACCAGAATCAGTAATGGGGATGCATCAAAGGTTGGTTCCCTTGATGATGGTTCATGTGCAAATGAAGAAACAAGTAATGATGTAGATAGAGAACATTTGATGGTAAACGATGATTCAGGAAACCCTTCTTTAGCTTCTGATCTTGCAGTGGATGCATCTGTCTCTCCTGCTACTAAAAATGGGTACACAAGCTCATTTGAAATTGTGGATTATAGTGAAATTAGTGACTCTGCTACAAATGTTGATGGCACTAGTCTGAGAAAAAAGCAACCAAATGGAAGTGATGACTTATCTTATCCTCCCAACGATGAAGAATCGACTCAAACtaaacataattcaaaacaATCACTCTTAGGACATGGACCGCATGGACAAGAAGTTGTAGAACATTTAATGAAGGAATATGGGGAAGAAGGCATTGGACAATTCTGTCAACGGTGGAGACAAGTATTTGTTGAAGCTGTAAATCCACGTTTTCTTCCTGCTGGTTGGGATGTAAAACACAG CGGAAGAAGGGACTTCGGTGAGTTCAGTGTATACAATCCTGGCAGAAGAGTTGGCGCTACTACGTAG
- the LOC130968184 gene encoding NEDD8-activating enzyme E1 regulatory subunit AXR1-like isoform X2, whose protein sequence is MAEPKVKYDRQLRIWGEQGQAALEKSSICLLNCGPTGSETLKNLVLGGIGSITVVDGSKVEVGDLGNNFLVDESSVGQSKAKCVSSFLQELNDSVKAKFVEEYPEALIETNPSFFSQFTLVIATQLVESSMIKLDRICREANVILIFARSYGLTGFVRISLKEHTVIESKPEHFLDDLRLNNPWLELKSFADSIDLTVQDPVAHKHIPYVVILVKMADEWAKSHGGKLPSTREQKKEFKDLLKARMVSQDEDNYKEAIEASFKVFAPRGISLDLQRILNDSSSEVDSNSSDFWVLVAALKEFIANEGGGEAPLEGSIPDMTSSTEQYINLQNIYLAKAEADFLVMEQLVRSILKKIGRDSNSIPKATIRSFCKNARKLRVCRYRSIEDEFNSPNIPELQSIAVGIYILLRAVDRFAANYNSFPGQFDSATDEDMPRLKSAAISLLSDLGCNGAALAEDLINEMCRFGAAELHAVAALVGGIASQEVIKLITRQFVPMSGTYIFNGIDHKSQLLSL, encoded by the exons ATGGCAGAACCCAAAGTTAAGTATGATCGCCAACTCAG GATATGGGGTGAACAAGGACAGGCAGCACTTGAGAAATCTAGTATTTGCTTACTTAACTGTGGCCCTACTGGCTCTGAAACACTTAAGAATCTTGTTCTTGGTGGGATAGGAAGCATCACTGTAGTTGATGGATCTAAAGTTGAAGTGGGTGATCTTGGAAACAATTTTCTGG TGGATGAATCAAGTGTCGGGCAGTCAAAGGCAAAATGTGTTAGCTCATTTCTTCAAGAGCTAAACGATTCTGTTAAAGCAAAATTTGTAGAGGAGTATCCAGAGGCATTGATTGAGACAAACCCATCATTCTTTTCTCAGTTTACTTTGGTCATTGCCACACAG CTTGTCGAAAGTTCAATGATAAAGCTTGATCGAATCTGCCGGGAGGCAAACGTTATTTTGATCTTTGCTCGTTCCTATGGCCTTACAGGGTTTGTTCGAATTAGTTTGAAG GAGCATACTGTCATCGAGTCAAAGCCTGAGCATTTTCTGGATGACCTCCGGTTAAATAATCCTTGGCTTGAACTAAAGAG TTTTGCAGACAGCATTGACTTGACTGTGCAAGATCCTGTTGCTCATAAGCACATACCATATGTTGTCATTCTTGTCAAGATGGCTGATGAGTGGGCCAAAAGCCATGGTGGTAAGCTCCCATCAACAAGAGAACAAAAAAAGGAGTTCAAG GATCTTTTGAAGGCCAGGATGGTTTCACAAGATGAAGATAATTATAAAGAAGCTATTGAAGCATCATTCAAAGTGTTTGCTCCCCGAGGAATTA GTTTGGATTTGCAGAGGATACTAAATGATAGTTCTTCTGAGGTGGACTCTAATTCATCAGATTTTTGGGTGTTGGTGGCTGCTCTGAAG GAATTCATTGCAAATGAAGGTGGTGGGGAGGCACCACTTGAAGGATCTATACCGGATATGACATCTTCCACTGA GCAATATATTAATTTGCAGAATATCTATCTAGCTAAGGCTGAGGCTGACTTTCTTGTAATGGAACAACTAGTGAGAAGTATCTTGAAGAAGATTGGTCGAGATTCAAATAGCATTCCAAAGGCAACAATTAGAAGTTTCTgtaaaaatgcaagaaaactCAGA GTTTGCAGGTACCGGTCAATTGAAGATGAATTTAATTCTCCAAACATACCTGAGTTGCAGAG CATTGCTGTAGGAATTTATATTTTGCTTCGTGCTGTGGACCGGTTTGCTGCTAATTACAACAGTTTTCCTGGACAGTTTGACAG TGCAACGGATGAGGATATGCCAAGATTGAAGAGTGCAGCTATTAGCCTCCTAAGTGACCTGGGATGCAATGGAGCCGCTTTGGCTGAGGACCTCATCAATGAGATGTGTCGATTTGGTGCAGCAGAGCTTCATGCTGTGGCTGCTTTGGTTGGTGGAATTGCATCCCAAGAAGTGATCAAG CTCATAACAAGGCAGTTTGTACCGATGTCCGGAACCTACATCTTCAATGGCATTGACCACAAGTCACAGCTGTTGTCCCTGTAA